From Kamptonema formosum PCC 6407, a single genomic window includes:
- a CDS encoding ankyrin repeat domain-containing protein: MTELINAAKTGDISTVEALIEQRTDVNAKDDDGLTALTAAAEAGQVEIVQKLLSAGVDVNGCDNDGWTALMGAAAAGHTIIVKALLDAGADVNAKTNFGLTALMSAAGSGHAEVVQFLLEKGADIKAKDNNTWTALVWASSEGHKQVVEVLKAVRDRH; the protein is encoded by the coding sequence ATGACAGAACTAATTAATGCCGCGAAAACGGGTGATATTTCCACTGTAGAAGCTTTGATCGAGCAGCGTACAGATGTCAATGCCAAAGATGATGATGGGTTGACGGCTTTGACTGCTGCGGCAGAGGCCGGACAAGTGGAAATCGTGCAGAAGTTACTGAGTGCTGGTGTCGATGTCAATGGCTGCGATAATGATGGCTGGACGGCTTTAATGGGGGCTGCTGCTGCTGGACATACAATTATTGTAAAAGCACTACTAGATGCAGGTGCAGATGTGAATGCCAAAACTAATTTTGGTTTGACTGCTTTGATGAGTGCTGCTGGTAGCGGCCATGCGGAAGTTGTACAATTTTTGTTAGAAAAAGGAGCGGATATCAAAGCCAAGGATAATAATACTTGGACTGCCTTAGTTTGGGCTTCATCGGAGGGTCATAAACAGGTAGTTGAGGTGTTAAAAGCAGTTCGCGATCGCCATTAA
- a CDS encoding glycosyltransferase family protein — MSVDILILSNGPGEITTWVRPVVQALRQQLGCDRTLVRISVILSPCPNASGSEAAIALSYPEVDRVQAAEHFFPFLLSGKTAENWDWRDKGVVLFLGGDQFFTVVIGKRLNYRTVVYAEWEARWLHWIDRFGVMKPDAIASIPQKYAHKLKVVGDLMADLGNENLRNAALRALEEPPTGRRDEANAELIGMLPGSKAAKLASGVPLSLAIAEHIHRLRPQTRFVIPVAPTLDLHTLASFADPKKNKVLPLFGNISAELHLAESPFLLTTNGVRLELYTQFPAYNLLSQCSLCLTTVGANTAELGSLAVPMIVLLPMQQMDAMKTWNGIPGLLANLPLFGSVFATVINWLAFQMRQGKLFAWPNIWAQEEIVPELIGKLEPEALAKLVIDYLNHPEKLEEMRERLCAVRGESGAANKLAQLVCEELLLLSNEGEKQ; from the coding sequence ATGTCAGTAGATATTTTAATCCTCTCTAACGGCCCTGGGGAAATAACTACATGGGTGCGCCCTGTAGTACAAGCTTTGCGACAACAGTTGGGATGCGATCGCACTCTCGTCCGCATTTCCGTTATACTATCCCCTTGTCCCAACGCCTCTGGATCGGAAGCTGCGATCGCGCTTTCCTACCCAGAAGTAGATAGAGTACAAGCAGCAGAGCATTTTTTCCCCTTCTTATTGTCGGGTAAAACAGCAGAAAACTGGGATTGGCGGGACAAAGGAGTGGTTTTATTTCTAGGCGGCGATCAATTTTTTACTGTAGTCATCGGCAAGCGTTTAAACTATCGCACCGTCGTCTATGCTGAATGGGAAGCGCGATGGCTGCATTGGATCGATCGCTTTGGGGTGATGAAACCAGATGCGATCGCCAGCATTCCTCAAAAATATGCCCATAAACTTAAAGTTGTTGGCGATTTAATGGCCGATTTAGGCAACGAAAACCTCCGTAACGCCGCCCTGCGGGCGCTAGAGGAACCCCCCACAGGGCGGCGTGACGAAGCCAACGCGGAATTAATAGGAATGTTACCTGGTTCAAAAGCGGCAAAATTGGCTTCCGGCGTACCCTTAAGTTTAGCGATCGCAGAACATATTCACCGTCTTCGTCCTCAGACTCGCTTCGTAATTCCAGTTGCCCCCACTCTCGATTTACACACTTTAGCAAGTTTTGCAGACCCTAAAAAAAATAAAGTTTTACCCCTATTTGGTAACATCAGTGCTGAACTACATTTAGCAGAATCTCCGTTTTTACTCACAACAAATGGAGTCCGCTTAGAACTTTATACCCAGTTTCCCGCCTATAACTTATTATCTCAATGTAGCCTTTGTTTAACAACTGTTGGAGCTAATACTGCTGAATTGGGTTCTTTAGCAGTACCAATGATTGTCTTGCTACCAATGCAACAAATGGATGCGATGAAAACTTGGAATGGCATACCGGGATTACTCGCAAATTTACCATTATTTGGTTCTGTCTTTGCTACTGTAATTAACTGGTTAGCATTCCAAATGAGACAGGGAAAACTGTTTGCTTGGCCGAATATTTGGGCACAGGAAGAAATAGTGCCAGAATTAATCGGTAAACTGGAACCGGAAGCTTTAGCAAAATTGGTAATCGACTACTTAAATCATCCTGAAAAGTTAGAAGAAATGCGGGAACGTTTGTGTGCAGTGCGAGGAGAATCAGGTGCAGCCAACAAACTAGCTCAACTGGTGTGTGAAGAACTTTTATTGTTATCCAATGAAGGAGAAAAGCAATAA
- a CDS encoding radical SAM protein, with amino-acid sequence MPTRPYLFYALTNSVCSKCLTKVEAKIIFRDDCVYLVKHCLIHGQEEVLIADDIDYYKLTQEFIKPGDMPLKFNTPIKYGCPYDCGLCPDHEQHSCLTLIELTDKCNLSCPICYADSGIEEISPHSNQSRLHRSLAQIEMMLDAVVANEGEPQIVQLSGGEPTLHPEFFEVMDLVKSKPIKHLMINTNGVRIAKDRKFCERLSQYMPGIEIYLQFDSFEKSTLEELRGVDLREVREKAITNLNEYNISTTLVVTVKKGLNDREIGKIIEYALQQKCVRGVTFQPIQVAGRLEQFDPKRDRYTLTEVRRSILQQSSYFKPEDIIPVPCHPDSLAMAYALKLNGKVIPLTGMIDPDAYVKMMPNSVLYEQNEELKSKIFELFSTSHSPKSAATSLKQLLCCLPMMAVPEGITYENVFRVLIVQFLDPFNFDVRSVKRSCIHIVHPDGRIIPFDTFNMFYREGSAGHHLVTNR; translated from the coding sequence ATGCCTACTCGACCTTATCTATTTTATGCCTTAACTAACAGCGTTTGCTCTAAGTGCTTAACAAAAGTTGAGGCAAAGATTATCTTTCGCGATGACTGCGTTTACCTAGTTAAGCATTGTCTGATTCACGGACAAGAAGAAGTCTTAATTGCTGACGATATTGACTATTATAAATTAACCCAGGAATTTATCAAACCTGGGGATATGCCACTCAAATTTAATACCCCAATTAAATATGGTTGTCCCTACGACTGCGGACTTTGCCCAGATCACGAACAACATAGCTGTTTGACTCTGATAGAATTGACAGATAAGTGCAATCTTTCCTGTCCTATTTGCTATGCTGACTCTGGTATTGAAGAGATTTCACCTCATTCTAATCAATCCAGATTACATCGCAGTTTAGCACAAATTGAAATGATGTTAGATGCCGTAGTTGCTAATGAAGGGGAACCGCAAATTGTGCAACTTAGTGGCGGCGAACCAACTCTCCATCCAGAGTTTTTTGAAGTTATGGATTTGGTGAAAAGCAAGCCAATTAAGCACTTGATGATCAATACAAATGGTGTGAGAATTGCTAAGGATCGAAAATTTTGCGAACGCCTTAGTCAATATATGCCGGGAATTGAGATATATTTGCAGTTTGATAGCTTTGAAAAATCCACACTGGAGGAGTTGCGAGGAGTAGATTTAAGAGAGGTAAGAGAAAAAGCTATTACTAACCTAAATGAGTATAATATTTCTACTACCTTAGTTGTTACTGTCAAAAAAGGTTTAAACGATCGTGAAATTGGCAAAATTATCGAATATGCCTTGCAGCAAAAATGCGTTCGTGGTGTCACTTTCCAACCGATACAGGTAGCGGGAAGATTAGAACAATTCGACCCCAAGCGAGACAGATACACTCTCACAGAAGTTCGGCGGTCAATTTTGCAGCAAAGTTCTTATTTCAAACCAGAAGATATTATCCCAGTTCCCTGTCATCCCGATAGCTTGGCAATGGCTTATGCACTCAAGTTAAATGGTAAAGTGATACCGTTAACTGGTATGATTGACCCAGATGCTTATGTGAAGATGATGCCGAATAGCGTACTTTACGAGCAGAATGAAGAACTCAAAAGTAAGATTTTTGAGCTATTTTCCACTAGCCATTCTCCGAAGTCAGCAGCAACATCTTTAAAACAGTTATTGTGCTGTTTACCGATGATGGCGGTTCCCGAAGGGATTACCTATGAAAATGTATTTCGGGTGTTGATTGTCCAGTTTCTCGATCCGTTTAACTTTGACGTGCGCTCTGTGAAACGGTCTTGTATTCACATTGTACACCCAGATGGAAGGATTATTCCATTTGATACGTTTAATATGTTTTACCGCGAGGGAAGTGCTGGGCATCATTTAGTTACTAATCGGTGA
- a CDS encoding prolipoprotein diacylglyceryl transferase: MTFPVYFPIGSFQLHPHLLFESLAYAIAFRLVILNSRNDTIKATQRTSVIVGGMVGALVGAKSLVLLQHLDLLPQDWQQFLLLFIQGKTVVGAILGGLIGVELTKKMIGLTRSTGDVFVYPLIVGTAIGRIGCFLTGLSDRTYGIATNLPWGVDFGDGIYRHPTQLYEIIFLVILMAFLRIRSRYQRQEGDLFKFYMIAYLGFRLIVDFIKPDFHPFLGLTAIQIACLLALVYYRRSLGNLFRFTQPVNTLEMSIK, from the coding sequence ATGACATTTCCAGTTTATTTTCCGATCGGTTCATTTCAACTTCACCCTCACCTTTTATTTGAATCTCTAGCCTATGCGATTGCCTTTCGTCTAGTCATACTTAATAGTCGCAACGATACAATCAAAGCTACTCAGCGAACTTCTGTTATCGTGGGTGGCATGGTAGGCGCTTTAGTAGGAGCAAAATCCCTTGTTTTACTACAACATCTCGATTTACTACCTCAAGATTGGCAGCAATTCCTTTTGCTTTTCATTCAGGGGAAAACAGTAGTTGGTGCAATACTTGGCGGCTTAATTGGCGTAGAATTAACAAAAAAAATGATTGGTCTTACCCGTTCCACTGGCGATGTTTTCGTCTATCCTTTGATTGTGGGAACTGCTATCGGAAGGATTGGTTGTTTTCTCACCGGATTGAGCGATCGCACTTACGGTATTGCAACTAATTTACCTTGGGGTGTAGATTTTGGCGATGGAATTTATAGACATCCCACCCAATTGTATGAGATTATATTCTTAGTGATTTTGATGGCTTTTTTACGCATTCGCAGCCGTTACCAACGGCAAGAAGGCGACCTGTTTAAATTTTATATGATAGCCTATTTAGGCTTTCGGTTGATCGTAGATTTTATTAAGCCAGATTTTCACCCATTTTTAGGTCTGACAGCCATTCAAATTGCTTGTCTTCTAGCTCTAGTTTATTATCGCCGCAGTCTCGGAAATCTGTTTAGGTTTACTCAACCTGTCAATACCTTAGAAATGAGCATTAAATAG
- a CDS encoding M23 family metallopeptidase translates to MQNSTPRPTAKRFVRPKPILLLAGLIGAGFVTMGLKQELVKAQDSRVQQIATANIWQAASFPVENFEAYTSRFGPRGGDFHYGLDLAAPEGSYIRNWWGGQVTEVWEDGRCGTGITVRSGDWEHTYCHLKGRVETANGRPYYIDREGGLQIWEGQTIPAGARIARVGMSGRTTGPHLHWGLKYGGRWVDPALVLREMYAQQSSRFSSSSQ, encoded by the coding sequence ATGCAAAATTCTACACCGCGACCGACTGCTAAGCGCTTTGTTCGTCCAAAACCGATATTGTTGCTGGCAGGCTTGATCGGCGCGGGTTTTGTAACGATGGGATTGAAGCAGGAGTTAGTAAAGGCTCAGGATTCCAGAGTACAGCAAATTGCTACAGCCAACATTTGGCAAGCCGCTTCTTTCCCGGTAGAAAATTTTGAAGCTTACACCTCTCGCTTCGGCCCGCGCGGCGGCGATTTTCACTATGGTTTAGATTTAGCGGCCCCTGAAGGTAGCTACATCCGCAATTGGTGGGGGGGTCAAGTTACGGAAGTTTGGGAAGATGGCAGATGCGGTACTGGAATTACAGTTCGTTCTGGAGATTGGGAACACACCTACTGTCACCTTAAAGGACGGGTAGAAACTGCTAATGGCAGACCCTATTACATCGATCGCGAAGGGGGCCTACAAATTTGGGAAGGCCAAACGATTCCTGCTGGTGCCAGAATTGCCAGAGTTGGGATGAGCGGCCGCACCACTGGCCCTCATTTACACTGGGGGCTGAAGTATGGTGGCCGCTGGGTAGATCCGGCTTTAGTGCTGCGGGAAATGTACGCTCAGCAAAGCTCTCGCTTCTCTAGTTCGTCGCAATAG
- the ftsH gene encoding ATP-dependent zinc metalloprotease FtsH, whose product MKGLRKQAWIGHQAAKSDRHQANIGRHLWRILASWAISSSVMLGGPAFADTAPNSMTYSQLLQKIEQGQVSKIELDPAQRLAKVRLEGQKPTDPMQVVSLFEYNAELLEQIRAKKVDFEVKPSSDNSAAMGLAVNLLVIFLVLGVLMAILRRSTQAQGNAMNFGKSKARFQMEAKTGVLFDDVAGIEEAKEELQEVVTFLKKPERFTAIGAKIPKGVLLIGPPGTGKTLLAKAIAGEAGVPFFSISGSEFVEMFVGVGASRVRDLFKKAKEHAPCIVFIDEIDAVGRQRGAGIGGGNDEREQTLNQLLTEMDGFEGNNGVIIIAATNRPDVLDTALLRPGRFDRQVMVDLPSFKGRLGILQVHARNKKLDPEVSLETIARRTPGFSGADLSNLLNEAAILTARRRKDSIANLEINDAIDRITIGLKLNPLLDSKKKWMTAYHEVGHALVATLLPNSDPVEKVTIIPRSGGVEGFTSFTLDDEMVDSEGLRSRALLLNRITVALGGRAAEAEIYGPDEIDTGAGSDIRHVTALARDMVTLYGMSDLGPVALESPNNEVFLGRDWMARSEYSEEMAAKIDRQVRAIALHCYEESRRLIRENRALIDRLVEILLDMETIEGDEFRQIVAQYTELPKKQLAPSR is encoded by the coding sequence ATGAAAGGTCTTAGGAAACAAGCGTGGATAGGTCATCAGGCTGCAAAAAGCGACAGGCACCAAGCTAATATTGGGCGGCACTTGTGGCGCATCCTGGCCAGTTGGGCGATTTCCTCCAGCGTCATGCTGGGAGGGCCAGCCTTTGCCGACACAGCGCCAAACAGCATGACCTACAGCCAACTGCTGCAAAAAATCGAGCAGGGGCAAGTCTCCAAAATAGAACTAGATCCCGCCCAACGGCTAGCCAAAGTCAGGTTAGAGGGGCAAAAACCAACCGATCCAATGCAAGTGGTGAGCTTATTTGAGTACAACGCAGAACTCTTAGAGCAAATCCGCGCCAAAAAAGTAGATTTTGAAGTCAAGCCCTCTAGCGACAACAGTGCAGCAATGGGGCTAGCAGTCAATCTCTTGGTAATTTTTCTCGTGTTGGGCGTGTTAATGGCAATTCTGCGGCGGTCAACTCAGGCCCAAGGAAATGCCATGAACTTTGGCAAATCGAAAGCTCGCTTTCAAATGGAAGCCAAAACTGGCGTACTCTTTGATGATGTAGCTGGCATTGAAGAAGCCAAAGAAGAATTGCAAGAAGTCGTCACTTTCTTGAAAAAACCAGAGCGTTTTACGGCGATCGGTGCAAAAATTCCCAAAGGAGTATTGCTCATCGGGCCTCCTGGTACTGGTAAAACTTTACTGGCAAAAGCGATCGCAGGGGAAGCAGGCGTTCCCTTCTTCAGCATCTCCGGTTCCGAATTTGTCGAGATGTTTGTCGGTGTTGGCGCTTCGCGGGTGCGTGACTTATTCAAAAAAGCTAAAGAACACGCTCCCTGTATCGTTTTCATCGATGAAATCGACGCAGTAGGCCGACAACGGGGCGCAGGAATTGGCGGCGGTAACGACGAGCGAGAACAGACTCTCAATCAGTTACTCACAGAAATGGACGGCTTTGAAGGTAACAACGGCGTGATTATCATTGCCGCTACCAACCGCCCTGACGTGCTCGATACTGCCTTGCTGCGGCCGGGACGTTTCGATCGCCAAGTAATGGTAGATTTGCCCAGTTTCAAAGGCAGATTGGGGATTTTGCAAGTTCACGCCCGCAACAAAAAACTTGACCCGGAAGTTTCCTTAGAAACGATCGCCCGCCGCACACCCGGATTTTCCGGCGCTGACTTGTCGAATTTGCTCAACGAAGCCGCAATTTTAACAGCCAGACGGCGCAAAGATTCGATCGCCAACCTCGAAATTAACGACGCGATCGATCGGATCACCATCGGCCTCAAACTCAACCCACTTTTAGACAGTAAGAAAAAGTGGATGACAGCCTATCACGAAGTCGGACACGCCCTCGTCGCCACCTTGCTGCCAAATTCTGACCCCGTAGAAAAAGTAACTATCATCCCTCGTTCCGGCGGAGTTGAAGGCTTTACCAGCTTTACCCTCGACGACGAAATGGTAGACAGCGAAGGCCTGCGAAGCCGCGCTCTGCTGTTAAACCGGATTACAGTAGCCTTGGGCGGACGCGCTGCGGAGGCCGAAATCTATGGGCCAGACGAGATCGATACTGGTGCAGGCAGCGATATCAGGCACGTCACCGCCCTGGCTAGAGACATGGTAACGCTCTACGGGATGTCGGATTTAGGCCCTGTAGCTCTAGAAAGTCCTAATAACGAGGTATTTCTGGGTCGAGATTGGATGGCGCGATCGGAGTATTCCGAAGAGATGGCCGCTAAGATTGACAGGCAAGTACGGGCGATCGCGCTTCACTGCTACGAAGAATCCCGCCGCCTAATCCGCGAAAACCGAGCTTTAATCGACCGCTTAGTGGAGATTCTTCTAGATATGGAAACCATCGAAGGAGACGAGTTTAGGCAAATCGTAGCTCAATACACCGAATTGCCTAAAAAACAATTAGCACCTAGTCGTTAG
- a CDS encoding S8 family serine peptidase, giving the protein MAGPSADGSSYLLDDSPNSLTLTPGFLAPYPNGLFALGGNDFIVGSGDAEQISGDFGNDRILGGGGADILFGGSGDDFLNGGQGNDFLSGEAGSNTLQGGRGDDLLIGGDDDNILVGDFGLDTLVGGIGLDIFILRTDAATLDPGAADIIGDFDSLSDFIGLTDGITEDDLTLQQVSLTPGSTDTLIQIRQSGAILGIALNTSPDDFIGGFFPATNLLGNELNQARDLGVLNGNKTVSDFVSIDKPQDIYRFTIPTISDFQLVLSNLSADADVAIIKDINDDKSIDVTDIIDSSEQADTEPEQITIDSLSAGTYYVKVYQYEGDTNFSLNLSATPSRGNPEGIGTQNFDTRFGFGLVDAAAAVARAANAPTFPDVPDLGGDEWGRDLVKAPEVWATGITGENVIVAVLDSGVDYNHPELSDNIWTNLGETGVDRNGIDKANNGIDDDFNGFIDDFHGWDFIDNDNDPMDENSHGTHVSGIIAAKQDGVGITGVAPNAKIMPLRILNAEGSGKTENELAAIQYAIANGATVINLSVGGTTLETDELELIRFAQARGVVVVSAAGNDSGPRPDYPARFASEVGIATGSVDRNQNLSYFSNLAGTTVLNYVVAPGGEGGNRTQDDIYSTVPLSFPGIPYRYYAGTSMATPHVSGVVALMRQANPNLTAAEINRILVETANSSGVSV; this is encoded by the coding sequence ATGGCAGGCCCCAGCGCTGACGGCAGTTCCTATCTTTTAGACGACAGCCCCAACAGTTTAACCTTAACTCCGGGCTTTTTGGCTCCTTACCCCAATGGACTATTTGCCCTGGGTGGCAATGATTTCATCGTCGGTTCAGGCGATGCTGAACAGATTAGTGGCGACTTTGGCAACGATCGCATTCTAGGCGGTGGTGGTGCAGATATCCTATTCGGAGGTTCCGGTGACGACTTCCTCAACGGTGGTCAAGGCAACGACTTCCTCAGCGGAGAAGCAGGCAGCAATACCCTCCAAGGAGGTCGAGGAGATGACTTATTGATCGGTGGCGACGATGACAACATACTTGTAGGCGACTTCGGCCTAGATACCCTCGTCGGTGGCATCGGCCTAGATATCTTCATCCTTCGTACCGATGCAGCAACACTAGACCCAGGTGCAGCCGATATTATCGGCGACTTTGACAGTTTATCTGATTTTATTGGATTAACTGACGGCATCACCGAGGACGATCTGACTCTACAACAAGTTTCCCTGACTCCCGGCAGTACGGACACCCTGATTCAAATTCGGCAGTCTGGTGCTATTTTGGGAATTGCTCTTAATACCTCCCCCGATGACTTCATCGGAGGTTTCTTCCCTGCTACCAATCTATTAGGGAATGAACTCAACCAAGCTCGCGACTTGGGCGTACTTAACGGCAATAAAACTGTTAGTGACTTCGTGAGCATCGATAAACCACAGGATATCTACCGCTTCACTATTCCTACTATTAGTGATTTCCAATTAGTTCTCAGCAATTTGAGCGCTGATGCCGATGTTGCCATTATTAAAGACATCAACGACGACAAATCTATTGATGTCACAGATATTATCGATTCCTCCGAACAAGCAGATACAGAACCAGAGCAAATTACTATTGATTCCCTTTCCGCAGGAACCTATTACGTTAAGGTTTATCAATACGAGGGCGACACTAATTTCAGCTTGAATTTGTCGGCGACACCCAGCAGGGGAAACCCAGAAGGCATCGGTACGCAGAATTTTGACACTCGCTTCGGGTTTGGTTTGGTAGATGCAGCGGCCGCCGTTGCTCGTGCTGCTAACGCTCCTACTTTCCCAGACGTTCCTGATTTGGGTGGAGATGAATGGGGACGGGATTTAGTCAAAGCTCCCGAAGTTTGGGCAACAGGAATTACTGGGGAAAATGTAATAGTCGCGGTTCTAGATAGCGGCGTTGACTACAATCACCCCGAATTGTCAGACAATATATGGACAAACTTAGGCGAGACTGGTGTCGATCGCAACGGAATTGACAAAGCTAATAATGGGATAGATGACGATTTCAACGGCTTTATTGACGATTTTCACGGGTGGGATTTTATCGATAACGATAATGACCCGATGGATGAAAACAGTCACGGCACTCACGTATCCGGCATCATTGCTGCTAAACAAGATGGCGTTGGTATTACTGGGGTTGCTCCCAATGCCAAGATTATGCCTCTAAGGATACTTAACGCCGAAGGATCGGGCAAAACTGAGAATGAACTTGCTGCAATTCAGTATGCGATCGCAAATGGAGCAACTGTGATTAATCTGAGTGTGGGCGGTACAACATTGGAAACCGACGAACTAGAACTGATTCGCTTTGCACAAGCTAGAGGTGTAGTGGTGGTTTCGGCTGCGGGCAATGACTCCGGCCCTCGCCCAGATTACCCAGCCCGCTTTGCTTCCGAGGTAGGAATTGCCACAGGTTCAGTAGACCGCAATCAGAACCTTTCTTACTTCTCCAACCTTGCGGGTACTACAGTCCTCAATTATGTGGTTGCGCCAGGAGGAGAAGGGGGAAATCGAACTCAGGATGACATTTATTCGACAGTACCGTTATCTTTCCCTGGTATTCCCTATCGTTACTACGCAGGTACTTCGATGGCAACACCGCACGTATCTGGGGTTGTAGCTTTGATGCGGCAAGCTAATCCGAATTTGACGGCAGCCGAGATTAACAGGATTTTGGTGGAAACAGCCAACAGTTCTGGGGTGAGTGTTTAA
- a CDS encoding putative bifunctional lysylphosphatidylglycerol flippase/synthetase, which produces MVQQNFQRVSNLIKPVISRLKPYLRYFILGGTLLFVAKAFKDHWQEVAAIRIDETGVVMLAIALSVTLLSHIWAGWVWLWILREFNQSVDTVWGIRVFLKTNIGKYLPGNIWHFWGRIQAAREVGVPAAIATLSVLLEPLLMAAAALLIASIGSQPENRALQVFSLVAILMTVHPNILNPLVQYVGKMKGLGSKNQIQKSGNTDRDKNQLDNGFNESEQLPITNYQLPITNSIPQIKRYPFLPLLGEIIFLGLRGGGFLMTLTALTSINFSEIPQLFSAFSFAYVLGLVIPGAPGGLGVFEATAIALLDRRFSPALIVSAVALYRFVSILAEAIGAGFAWLDERR; this is translated from the coding sequence ATGGTACAGCAAAACTTTCAGCGAGTTAGCAACTTAATTAAGCCTGTGATTTCGCGCCTCAAGCCATATCTGCGCTATTTCATTTTAGGTGGTACTCTCCTATTTGTCGCTAAGGCTTTTAAAGATCACTGGCAAGAAGTGGCGGCGATCCGCATTGACGAGACGGGTGTTGTCATGCTCGCGATCGCGCTTAGCGTTACTTTACTTTCTCATATCTGGGCGGGTTGGGTGTGGCTATGGATTTTACGAGAATTTAATCAATCTGTTGATACTGTTTGGGGTATCCGAGTTTTCCTGAAAACTAATATCGGGAAGTATTTACCCGGCAATATTTGGCATTTTTGGGGTCGCATCCAAGCAGCAAGAGAAGTCGGAGTCCCGGCAGCAATTGCTACTCTTAGTGTTTTGCTAGAACCGCTGTTGATGGCTGCTGCTGCTTTGCTAATTGCTTCCATCGGCAGTCAGCCAGAAAATCGAGCTTTGCAGGTATTTAGTTTAGTAGCAATTTTGATGACCGTCCATCCCAATATTTTAAATCCCTTAGTTCAATATGTGGGAAAAATGAAAGGTTTAGGGAGTAAAAATCAAATACAGAAAAGCGGTAATACAGATCGGGACAAAAATCAATTAGATAACGGCTTTAATGAATCCGAACAATTACCAATTACCAATTACCAATTACCAATTACTAATTCTATACCCCAAATTAAACGCTATCCCTTCCTGCCTTTATTGGGGGAAATCATTTTTTTAGGTTTGCGCGGGGGCGGTTTCTTAATGACTTTAACTGCCTTGACTTCGATAAATTTTAGCGAGATTCCTCAATTATTTAGTGCTTTTAGTTTTGCCTATGTTTTAGGCTTAGTGATACCAGGAGCTCCGGGAGGATTGGGAGTTTTTGAAGCTACGGCGATCGCACTTCTAGATCGCCGATTTTCTCCAGCATTAATTGTTAGCGCAGTTGCTCTCTATCGTTTTGTTAGTATTCTTGCAGAAGCCATCGGTGCAGGTTTTGCTTGGTTAGATGAACGCCGTTAA
- a CDS encoding NB-ARC domain-containing protein: protein MTYQNKLLQIPAQKFLEAEACWNLEQLYADLTAAKQDYTSSRKQRLTPLEKTYLRGLLCNYSPQEIAAALHRKCTGIRVDLSRGLYRYIEVLTLQQPQDWKEIPTMLEICGYKQNSSTETLHSTLINSAQTPQTPIENRTEWGLAVDPSIFYGRTTEIANLKQWILQENSRLVAILGMGGIGKTALASKLRNMIKDQFECLIWLNLSHAPLLADTLVNLIECLSDRPLSDLGKLRLVSHSKKKFFLAAIAL, encoded by the coding sequence ATGACATACCAAAATAAACTTTTACAAATACCAGCACAGAAGTTTCTAGAGGCTGAGGCTTGCTGGAATCTCGAACAGTTATATGCAGATTTGACAGCGGCCAAGCAAGACTACACTAGCAGTAGAAAGCAGCGACTCACTCCTTTAGAAAAAACGTACCTGCGAGGATTGCTTTGCAATTATAGCCCGCAGGAAATTGCCGCCGCACTCCATCGTAAATGCACGGGTATTAGAGTAGATTTATCGAGAGGGCTGTATCGCTACATAGAAGTTTTAACGCTGCAACAACCCCAAGACTGGAAAGAAATCCCAACTATGCTAGAAATATGTGGTTATAAACAAAATAGTAGCACAGAAACATTGCATTCTACATTGATAAATTCTGCCCAAACTCCCCAAACTCCCATCGAAAATAGAACTGAATGGGGGCTGGCGGTAGATCCCTCTATTTTCTACGGGCGTACAACAGAAATTGCTAACTTAAAGCAATGGATTTTACAGGAAAACTCTCGCTTAGTTGCTATATTGGGTATGGGTGGCATTGGCAAAACTGCTTTAGCATCTAAGCTAAGAAATATGATTAAAGACCAGTTTGAGTGCTTGATTTGGCTCAACCTCAGTCATGCACCTCTATTGGCAGATACTCTGGTAAATTTAATCGAATGTTTATCCGATCGACCGCTAAGCGATTTAGGTAAATTGCGGTTAGTTAGTCACTCTAAAAAAAAATTTTTTCTAGCTGCGATCGCTCTCTGA